One genomic window of Elaeis guineensis isolate ETL-2024a chromosome 2, EG11, whole genome shotgun sequence includes the following:
- the LOC140855852 gene encoding probable membrane-associated kinase regulator 6 yields MTPPPPNLGIVAPMEPSQHQLSMDSFSYSWLLNLNPSFDSLDDGLRFSLDTQDGGSFIEMDPKLISMRWKDDSLDFDFTLPSSQSPALVHADQIFSDGLLLPLHLITSRKNEIASNSSMNSVLIRSLSLDSSKSLLSGSNRFGSRYFYTVPSSPVALNSSSLCGPVQGVPTSSSSRSSKSMFSRGSNAKLHFLGGCTKSSKKFIQRYLSFLMPLYRKFKGLKLIRRAGSSRSRVESIGASSRTSDALSSFKYCHGRRTFDMGTQNAINDAVLHCKNSFGTITEEGRLSGC; encoded by the exons ATGACACCACCACCTCCAAACCTTGGCATTGTAGCTCCCATGGAGCCCTCACAGCACCAGCTCTCCATGGACAGCTTCTCCTATAGCTGGCTGCTGAACCTTAACCCCTCTTTCGACTCTCTTGATGATGGCCTTCGCTTCTCTCTCGACACCCAGGACGGTGGCTCCTTCATCGAGATGGACCCTAAGCTGATCTCCATGCGTTGGAAGGACGACTCCCTTGACTTCGACTTCACTCTCCCAAGCTCCCAATCTCCAGCCCTCGTCCACGCCGACCAGATCTTCTCCGATGGCCTGCTTCTGCCACTCCATCTCATCACCTCACGAAAAAACGAAATCGCCTCCAACTCCTCCATGAACTCGGTTTTGATCAGATCTCTCTCACTAGATTCATCCAAGTCACTGCTCTCTGGGAGCAACCGGTTCGGTTCTCGCTACTTCTACACCGTCCCAAGTAGTCCTGTTGCTTTGAATTCTTCATCACTTTGTGGTCCGGTGCAAGGAGTGCCGACTTCATCATCCTCGAGATCATCCAAGAGCATGTTCTCCAGAGGCAGCAACGCCAAGCTACATTTCTTGGGGGGCTGCACGAAGTCCTCAAAGAAGTTCATCCAAAGGTACTTGAGTTTTCTAATGCCTCTCTACAGGAAGTTCAAGGGATTGAAATTGATCAGGAGGGCAGGCTCGAGTCGAAGCCGCGTCGAATCGATCGGAGCATCCTCGAGGACCAGCGATGCTTTATCGAGCTTCAAGTATTGTCATGGCAGGAGAACGTTTGATATGGGAACTCAGAATGCTATAAATGATGCCGTTCTCCATTGCAAAAATTCGTTTG GGACCATTACAGAAGAAGGCCGCCTAAGCGGATGCTGA